A single region of the Triticum dicoccoides isolate Atlit2015 ecotype Zavitan chromosome 2B, WEW_v2.0, whole genome shotgun sequence genome encodes:
- the LOC119360673 gene encoding L-type lectin-domain containing receptor kinase SIT2-like, which translates to MSVLLLNIFLSAVALNLAAMAAGEDGFVFSGFKGANITVDGVATVTRNGLVDLTTGQETLKGHAFYPAPLRFHESSNGTAVKSFSVSFVFAIYPNYRPSQGMAFFIAKSTDFSSALPTQWFGVFNSATQGNASNHVFAVELDTVNNRDLHDIDANHVGINVNSVVSNKSTTAGFYHDDTGSFNALNLTSGERLQLWVDYEREPTRINVTMSPLGMAKPARPLVSAIYDLSTVITEDAYLGFGSSAGRDGSRHYLLGWSFSSSGGPAPAIDIRNLPRLPRLGPKPQSKVLEIVLPLATATSVLAVGVTIFLLVRRHRRYAELREDWEVEFGPHRFPYKDLYHATQGFRNKNLLGVGGFGRVYKGVLPKSKLEIAVKRVSHDSKQGMKEFIAEVVSIGRLQQRNLVHLLGYCRRKGQLFLVYDYMPNGSLDKYLYHRRQDDDNKLQPALNWAQRFKIIRGVASGLLYLHEEWEQGRGFLEQLHPGPSWQSFPSRI; encoded by the exons ATGTCAGTGCTGCTTCTAAACATCTTCCTCAGCGCCGTAGCCCTTAACCTAGCAGCCATGGCTGCCGGAGAAGATGGGTTCGTCTTCTCGGGCTTCAAGGGAGCCAACATTACCGTGGACGGCGTCGCCACGGTGACCCGGAACGGCCTTGTCGATCTGACCACTGGCCAGGAGACTCTCAAAGGCCATGCATTCTACCCTGCTCCGCTACGGTTCCACGAATCCTCCAATGGCACGGCGGTCAAATCCTTCTCCGTCTCATTCGTGTTCGCCATCTACCCCAACTACCGGCCCAGCCAGGGCATGGCCTTCTTCATCGCCAAGAGCACCGACTTCTCCTCCGCTCTCCCCACGCAGTGGTTCGGCGTCTTCAACAGCGCCACCCAGGGCAACGCCAGCAACCACGTCTTCGCCGTCGAGCTGGACACCGTCAACAACAGGGACCTGCACGACATCGACGCCAACCACGTCGGGATTAACGTCAACAGCGTCGTCTCCAACAAGTCCACCACCGCCGGCTTCTACCACGACGACACCGGCTCCTTCAACGCCTTGAACCTCACTAGCGGCGAGAGGCTGCAGCTCTGGGTAGACTACGAGAGGGAGCCGACGCGAATCAACGTCACCATGTCTCCGTTGGGCATGGCCAAGCCAGCGAGGCCGCTCGTCTCTGCCATCTACGACCTCTCCACGGTGATCACCGAGGACGCCTACCTCGGCTTCGGCTCCTCGGCGGGCAGGGATGGCAGCCGGCACTACCTACTTGGCTGGAGCTTCTCTTCATCAGGAGGACCTGCGCCGGCTATCGACATCCGAAATTTGCCAAGGCTACCTCGTCTTGGCCCCAAGCCTCAGTCCAAGGTCTTGGAGATCGTGTTGCCATTAGCAACGGCCACTTCTGTCCTCGCCGTGGGAgtcaccattttcctgctcgtgcgAAGGCATCGGAGGTACGCCGAGCTACGAGAAGATTGGGAAGTGGAGTTCGGGCCTCACCGGTTCCCATACAAGGATCTCTACCACGCCACACAAGGGTTCAGAAACAAGAACCTGCTTGGGGTTGGCGGCTTCGGAAGGGTCTACAAAGGGGTGCTGCCAAAATCAAAACTTGAGATAGCCGTCAAGAGGGTGTCCCACGACTCCAAGCAAGGCATGAAGGAGTTCATCGCTGAGGTCGTCAGCATAGGACGGCTCCAACAACGTAATCTCGTGCACTTACTCGGCTACTGCCGGCGAAAAGGCCAACTGTTCCTGGTGTACGACTACATGCCCAACGGAAGCCTTGACAAGTACTTGTATCATCGTCGTCAGGACGACGACAACAAGCTGCAGCCTGCTCTGAACTGGGCTCAAAGGTTTAAGATCATCAGAGGCGTCGCTTCTGGATTGCTCTACCTTCACGAGGAGTGGGAACAAGGACGTGGATTTTTAGAACAGCTGCACCCCGGCCCTT CGTGGCAAAGCTTTCcatctagaatctag